AGGAGGCAACCACACATCTGGACTAATTCTAGCCATAGTATCCATGTGGTATTCACACATCACAAATTTTCTTTTACACTTGTCATCCAGCGCCATATGAACCTTGCACCCAACGTAGGGGGACCAGTAGCTTACCAAAAAAAAAATATAACATAAGCATGGAGCACTTAAGGTGTAGTAAAGAGTAACATTCAATCTTTATTTTGTTATTCCTTGGGCATTCAACTAGTAAGAGCAACATTTTGTGTTTTTTATCGTTCAGTCCTGTAACTTGTGGGGTGAGTAGTGCACTCGGAACCATATGTGAGACTCAGAAAATCTTAAGTCATGTACATCCGTGCGTGAACCTGTAGGGTCATGAGCTTAAGGGGCAGGAACCCACAATGCTATGTAAGTGAAGGAAGTCGACCCTAAAATGGTTAGCTAAATTTAACGAACTAACTATTTCCACTCCCACGCCCATGTCCTGCAACCGGATCTAGCAATCCGTCACACAATGTTCCATTTTCCTCTCTGTACATACGGATACCTTAAAAGGCATTACACATGGGACGCTTGGACGGTTCGTCCATGGGATCTGTTAGGAGTTGTTTGTGGGAATCATGAGGTGATAGTACAATTACACTGCTCTAGTGCATCTAGCGATCGATAAACTAGGGATCTATATCCACGTCATGTCGTTGGGTCGTGCGGTAGAATTATTTGTTTGCTGCACACCACGTGCTCCACTAAGAGAGTTTTTAGGTGGATTTATTTAGGCAGGACATGTTCCTTGTCATGCACATGTTACTCACTGTTGAGCCTCCCTGGTAGACCCCCTTGTACCCTCTCGCGTCGCCTCCCTGGGCGACGCCAGGGGGCCAAAAAATCTAGCATCGCCAGCCTCCCTCGGCCATCctcctgccgccgctgccgccggcgaggtccgcggtggCGGCGGGCCCGATGCCAAGGCGCTAGGGCGGGTGGATCTGCAGCGGGATCCCCTTGAGGCGGCAGGGGCGTCTCTTGTGGTGCGCCTGTGGGCAGCAGGCAGGGCGGTGCCCCTAGCCTGTGCGGTGGCGAGCAGCGGTCCAGGACGGCGATGGGCTTCCCTTCgtgcatggatggcggcagcactcCATGGATGAACCGGTGGATGGCTCTGCCTGAAGATGGGTCGCGGCGGCCGCGGATCTGGCGTCCCGTCCAGATCCACCGCGGCGTGGTCTTGGCCGGTCGGCGGTGCGTGGAGGGACCGGTGAGGGTATGGAGGATCTCTACCGGAGTACCAGTAGCGGCATACGTCTTCATGGTGAGACTCCGCGCGGTTCTAGCCAGCTACGAGATCAGGATGACACGGCTTCCGGTGAAAATCGCGCCTGACTACGgtcttggcggacgatggcggcgtctctgACGTCGTTTCCTTCTCGAGGCATCGTTGTTGCAGGTCACGTCAACCTGATCGGGaggttccgggggaaaccctagatctgggtctaccggatAGGACGATGACGATGTTTCGATGTCGTTCTCCCTCCTAGGGGCATCGTTTTGGACCAAGTGCTGGCTGGAGGGGACAAGAgaaggagcggtgcttcatcttgtccattgatgacggcggatctcggcggcgtggcgcattggagactcggcgcctgatgagcggagatgggctcgcgcaggagggtgacgctgcctggcgttgtggtggcgtcggcggcagctagACTGGGCAAGGTTGATGCAGCAATACATCTCTGAAGATGGTTTAGTGGCAGGTGGTTGCGGcgacctcatacccggcaggcgttctggttgaggagcacgccggactggtgggtgcccatgcccggcaggcgtccAGGTTGGGACCCcaagtcttagatgttaggtttggctgcgagataTGTTTGATATTAGTCCAGACTTTCAgcaccccttcatcaactggataggaataGCGACAAATGTTGCTTagtcggtggctttagtcttactattgtatgactttgtaaagtcttgtgtcaataattaataaaattgctgtatgcatcgtccagatgcagaggccgaggtCATCCTCATTTTCTTAAAAAAACATGTTACTCACTGTTTTCACGCGCGCATGAGCCTCGGTCCGGTAAATCAACGATGGCCATGTCCAAGTGCCAAAATCTCAACCCCACGATACAAAACACAACTTCATTTCATTTGATTAATAATCATAAGGgaaacaaaaagaaaagtgaaaacaaaAGATTGCGACATGAATTGTACCAAGAAATAAACAAAACCGCGCTCAAAAATTCAGACAAGACAGCATCACGATCCTCAGACGAGACGCCTTTCAGTGGCTTGGTGGGCACCGGAAATCGGTGGGGCAGACCTTGCCGCAGTTGTTGAGGACGAGGCGGAGGTTGACGGGGAGGTGGAGGTTGACGCCGAGCACATTGGCGTCGATGTTTGTGCAGAGGCAGAGCGCTGCGTCCAGGCCGACGAGCCCGTCGAGGAGCGAGCAGCAAGTCTCATCGCGCGGCACGTTCACCTTGAGCTTGAGCAGGCCCAGCACGTTCGCGCACGCCTTCAGCTTCAGCCCGTCCTTGGGGCACGACCCCTCGTAGCCGCCGTGGGCGCTCGCCGAGGCCGCGATCACGAGCCCGACGGCCAGGAGGAGCAGCGCTCTGGGTGCCATGGCCATTTGCGATGGAGCGTGCAAGCTAGTGCGTGCGATCGAGCTGCGATTGTGCTTTGCAATGTGCGCTTGCTGTGTGTGTGAGTGAGTGTGTGCATGGCGAGTGGTATTTATAGATGGAGATTATGTGTGATACGAGGCTGCTCATCACCTCCGATGGGAAAGCGGTGTGAGATGAGATGGTGTGCCGCGCATCGCATGTGGTTCCGAGCTGGCCCGTCAGGGATCATTGCCTCCCTCGATTTGGACTCGTATGCACATATGCATCCGTGACTGCTTCGAATGTGTTTATATTCCGACTGCATGTTACGTCCAGTTCATGTATTTGTTTGCATACTGGACTAAGCATGTGGCGTCGGTCGGCATGCAGTTAGTGGTGATCCAGGCAGAGAGTCGATCAGAATTCAGATGATGGCGTCCAGGGGATCAATCTCATCNNNNNNNNNNNNNNNNNNNNNNNNNNNNNNNNNNNNNNNNNNNNNNNNNNNNNNNNNNNNNNNNNNNNNNNNNNNNNNNNNNNNNNNNNNNNNNNNNNNNNNNNNNNNNNNNNNNNNNNNNNNNNNNNNNNNNNNNNNNNNNNNNNNNNNNNNNNNNNNNNNNNNNNNNNNNNNNNNNNNNNNNNNNNNNNNNNNNNNNNNNNNNNNNNNNNNNNNNNNNNNNNNNNNNNNNNNNNNNNNNNNNNNNNNNNNNNNNNNNNNNNNNNNNNNNNNNNNNNNNNNNNNNNNNNNNNNNNNNNNNNNNNNNNNNNNNNNNNNNNNNNNNNNNNNNNNNNNNNNNNNNNNNNNNNNNNNNNNNNNNNNNNNNNNNNNNNNNNNNNNNNNNNNNNNNNNNNNNNNNNNNNNNNNNNNNNNNNNNNNNNNNNNNNNNNNNNNNNNNNNNNNNNNNNNNNNNNNNNNNNNNNNNNNNNNNNNNNNNNNNNNNNNNNNNNNNNNNNNNNNNNNNNNNNNNNNNNNNNNNNNNNNNNNNNNNNNNNNNNNNNNNNNNNNNNNNNNNNNNNNNNNNNNNNNNNNNNNNNNNNNNNTTTTTTTTTCCTTATGACAACTAAGGATGTTATGCCAACAGGATTTCTCATCCCCCAGTGTGATGTACCTCTGCCAAAGTGATTGAGCAAAGTCGTGGGGAGCTTGCTAAACGATTGTGGAATTGTTACATTTTCAAGTGAAATATGTTTAACTGGCCTTTTTTTGCTGCACAATAATGCTAAAGAAAATCAACATGCACTAATTTTTCAGATTCCTAAGGTTGCAGGTTCATTAATTGCTGGTTTTCTTTTGCTGCAATCGTGCTCCCTCACTCCTACTTGGTCGCTCTGAGGTGAGGCCCTACTCGTTTGTTGTAATACAAGGACCAGACTTAATAACGTGATAGTTTCCTTCATTGCCTAAATATATCAAGTACGTACCAGTGGTTTCATATTCATGATTCTTTCTTTCAATAATATTTGAATTCTAAATATGCTCATGCAGTAATGTGAATTATTGCTTGTGTTACTCCATGGCTTCAATGCTTGATTCATCACCAAGTGAGTCATCTGCACAATTCCATATATGCAGTTGGTGCAGCTCTACAAGAATTTTAACATGTATAAGATCTAGCTTTACTATATTAAGAGAGAGACATGTGGATCTATTTTGTGTTTTTTATTTATAAGCTAATGTACAATATGCCTCTGGCTATGTGCAATATTCCAGAGGTCTACTTTACTTAGTTCTATCAGCACATATTTGTATGCTCGACTGACGATCCGGACATCAATTGGCAAGTTATTGTCTGACCTTGTTTTGCTAATGCATACGGTGTTAGAACTACCACTTCCTTTTGCAGACAATGTTCAGTGTAATAATAAGCCCTTTTTAGGAGCGTAAATCTAATAAGCATACTGATCTAGCACTGCAGCTATAGCATATAAATATATAAGCATTCTTCCACCGGACCAAGTATGGAATGAGTAGTACTACTTTCTTATTTACTAAATTGATAATGCACATGCTAGGAGTTTACATAGCATTGTTGTTCTAATAATACGCATATATTTATGTGTGACAAAAAATTGACTTCAGGTTTGCCATGTTGGAAGACGGATCCTAATTGACTGTTCCTGCATCAAATGATTTCAGCTTGCTATGTCCCAAGATACTTTTTATTTCGACAAACTGTAGGAGAAGTCCCAATAGTATATACTTCTGCATTCTCTTGAAATGTAGATAACGTCTCTAGCAGACAAATGGTAGTTTGCAGATTGATGAGTTGGTTCAGTTCCTCCCACAGTAACTACACATGTTAATGACACCTCTGCCCCACCACCACCGTACTAATCCAAAAGTATGATGACGATGTTCATTGCCGATGGCCCCCAGAAGTGAGTTCTTCTATTTTTTGGTACAACCTGCCTTTGTGCTTAGTCCATTTTAGCTTGATCTACTTCCAGTTATATCTTTGATGTGTCGTGGTGTTAGGAAACATACTTATCGGTGATTCCTCAAGCCTGTGGATTTTTAGGAGTATTATTTATATTATATACATTCTGTTCTCGTTATGTTTAAGCTGGTATGTAGGCGCAACTACAGGATTAATAGGGAGACGGTCATTTATTTCTAACCGATTTTTCATAATATTAGGGTTTTATCCTTTTTCTGCTTGCATTAGCCTTATGCAACACAAGCATGTTGCAATGTTTAATCACAAATGGTGCTCTGATGTATCTGTACTAGCCTAATGGGCCAATACTCAAATAACGGTTTGACCTACAATATCCATTTGTAATGGCAATGCTATATCTGGTAATTTTTACATGTTATGTATTATTGCAAATATACATCTTCGTAGGGCATGGTGCGGCATAGCCAGTCCCGAGCTGCTGCAAGTGGTGACTATCTGAGCTTTTGAGGTTTGTCATTGGTGCTGCAAGGACTGTGCCGATGTTTTAGGGGCGCCCGCGGGTGCTGCAATGTGGGCCTGGGCGGCAAGGGCTGATGTTGCAACCGGTGACTCGCAAAACAGTGAGCAAGCCACATGGTGTTTCGAGGGCTGGAGCTCCAAGCCGGTGTTGGAGGCTGCAAGCTGACCGTCTCAAGGACGGCGAGAGACTACTGCGATGTGAGAGTCCAGTCATGGACTACTGCGAACAGAGTGTTACGAGCCTAGTGCCAACATGCTACAAGCCCTGCTGCAAAGCATGTTGTGTGCGGCATTGCAATAATGTGGAGGCGGAGTGAAGCAAGGAGGTTGACTGAGCAGGGGTTTTTGATCAGCCGGATGTGGTGCCGTGTAATCGACGGTTGATGAGGCAATTGTTTCCCTGAGAAATCAGTAGGGTGATGCCTACCATCGTCCTTATTATTCAGTAGCAACGCATGTGAATTTCCAATTAACGTGCTTGCGTCAAAACAAATGAGGAGACAATatgttaagtactccctccgtcccataatataagattttattacatccaATATGTATGAGACGGAGGAAGGAGGACGTAGATTATCGTCTGGCAGCAAATCGTTGTCCCTAATATTAGTGGGGTGATGAATGAGGTGAAGGGATATAAATCAGTTTGCATATACTGAAGAGGAAATCATATATATCTTTTCACAGGGAAACATTTTATCTTCTTGTAAAACAACGGGGGAACTGTGTAGAGATGTATCACATGGAGTACAATAGATAAAGGAGGCTGCCGAGACTAGAAAGCGAGAGGTAGCAGACATTTGTCACGTCATAAGTGAAAATGACCCCTTCAATCCATTTTTCTATATATTTTTCATGGTAGCAACTTGATTTTTGACTTATAAAAAACTTATTTGATTATAGCGAACCTCCTGTTTTTTGCTTTTTTAGGTTATGGTTATGACAATTATGTAGAAGAGAGACCATATTTACCCTTCACATAATTGAGTTTTAGACTCTTTTTTGCCGTCGCAAGGAATTAGGGTTTATTTCCTTCATTCTCATTCTTCATTTGTTTCCTTTCATCAATCTTTTATCATTTTTCCTTATTTCCTTTGCCAGTTGTAGTCATTTTGTTTGTCCCTTTTGTTAGTCTTTTTAAATACCTTTTTGTCCCTAAATTTTTCCTGACTCCTCAATGCTGACAACGACAAGACTCGGACGAGCACACGATAGGAGAAGGCAATAGGAATCGCATTGTCGCAAGGCGTCGACACAGCCAAGGAGTCGTGGGTCCTTCGCAACACACGATGGATCTGGCTGGTGCATTGCAGCATGGAAGCCGAGATCTAGGAAAGCCACGCAACCACCGttgataggaggagctaggaaagcCACGCAACCACCGTTGATAGGAGGAGCAGGGTTGGTGGATGAAAGATCTGAGCAGTGACCAAGGAGCATAGAGGTGGAGGGCCAGGTCGGAGCAGATGGAGTCAAGTGTCTGGGATGGAGAGGTCGATGGAAAAGAGGAGAGTAGAGCCGTGATCGTTTGATTCCCATAGCTGACATTCATCACCGCCGGCGACAACCACTGGCAGCGGCGATAGCGGTAGTCGACAAGTGTTCTTGGCCGCCAGGGCTGGGGGTGTCCCAGTGCCGCCCCTTGGAGCGACAAGGGAGCAGGAATCTCCCTCTTTTTATGGACACACAACTGACGTCGAGGAGGAAGGAGCATGAGATAGAATCATGTTGTTAATTATGGATGGATATTAGACATCATGTTCGATAAAAATATTGTCAAGTCAAGCAATTATTTTATCACTATAATTTTTGTTATTCcctggcaacgcacgggcaatcaACTAGTAATGGGTAAGTCATTCATATTTGGATTCTTAGCACCGTAAGGAATTCAGATTTTACAGTACTTATATGACCATATCTCACGTTTTGCAGGCATTGATGGACTATTTTTTGCCAAAGTATTTTATTGGCTTAAAATAAAGTATCAAGAGAATACAAAATAAAGTGAGCATATATCCGGtctctgcatagttaggatgcacacagccaacacaacACATACATGAAAACACACCATTACTAGCAAAGTCACATAAGATCAAAGCTATATGTAGGCGAGAAAAAAAAAACCCATAGCAATGAGATTCATGATCGGCAAACTACACCAATGACTATATCCGCACCAACTATCTCATGACACCACATGGACGACGAAATTCTTCAACggcaacgccttcaggaaggggCGAACTCAAGCGCCGTCGTTACCGGACCGACCAGCAAGgccagaatctaggttttcaccctgaagaattaACTCGAGCATATCCGAGcagtgccttcaacaaggtaataaTGTAAAAAAACATCGCCATTGCTAGACATAACCAACTCGGGTCAGACCTGAACTTTCACCtcaaagatcaagatggatgctcaAATAACACCACCATCGAACATACTTAAGTGTTGTCACCATCATTTTTCCCCAATCCCAGCTTAAAATTGGCGGAGAACTGATGGACTATATGAACAGTGACCTTGACATCAAAGTTTATTAGGATACTGTAAACAAAAATGGCATAACAAAGGAAAGATTATTACGCTACGACCACCCTATTTACTCAGAGCCAAATTTAATGAGGGAGCAGAAGGAGGATCTACTACGCGACTTAACAAACTACATGAGAAGCCTCAAGGTCAGCTTCATTGTGAAAGATACGCTAGTATGTCGGACATAATCTTGCCTAGAAACATCAAGATGGCTGGTAACTCCAGACCTTTTCTTTTATAAAGTTctactagtagaacgcccgtgcgttgcaacgggctatCATACATATAAATAAATCAAACAAATAATTAAGGTTGTCTTCAAGGCCGAAGATATGTCTGGGCATGTCTGAACATCAAATAGGCGCCCAGCAGGCTCCCCAAAATATAGTTCATGCTCCCCAAATTCAGACCACTTGTGGAGGAGAAACGCGGTTCTCCAGACTATTCGCCATGTTATCTCAAACATTCAGGCCCAACAAAAGCCCCACCCTATGACACATCCTTCCCTTTTTTGTCACAACCTCTCCTTTCTGCTTGATTTTCTAGAGGGACATTTCTAGCTGGAGCCATGTCCTTTAAAACCGGATGAAGTCCACCTCACTCTTCACCCTTTATAACCAAATGACGCCCACCTCACCTTCGCCAAGGCGCCCTATGTTTTTCATCCCGCCAACCGCCCTGCTCTCCACCGTATCCAAGTAAAAACAAAACTAATTATGTCCTATTAAACTATATACAGTCCTTGACGATATTCTTGACTACTACACAATTGCTTCCTTTTTAAATTGAGAACTCCCTGTAGACGGCGTGTAAAAAATCTGTTTGTGCTGCTAAATCCTAGTAACAAGCTGAAACTATTCTAAATTGTTAAGCTCATACAGCAATCTTGAAAACTTAAAAGAAATCATCTTTAACCAGTAATTATTATTAAGGTCATACAACAATCTTGGAAACTTAGCAAAGATCATTTTTTAAACTTCTAGCTGTACCAAATGGCCCAACTCCTCTCTTGTCGTTCTTCACATGATAACCTACAAGGAACATTTCAGTAGATGAAGAAGAGAGTTCACGTTCTGATGGTCCTTATTTTTGAATCCCATAAAAACCTTGGAATCAGAACTTAACACAATATATAGCAGGACCATGAGAACAAAATTTGTCCCCATCCTATGTTCCTTACTCTTGAACTATCTATCAAACTTTTTTGCCACACCTTTAGATGCTGGCATCTTTCTCCCAAAGATAGTAAGGTTCAAAATGCATTTATTGGGACTTGGTATCTATCGATAGTTCCTACTTGTTCCTAAGTTTCAGCTTTACTATCATACAATATATTATAGTTGATCACAATGCTTTATATGTTGATTAATTAGTGCCACACAAATACCACAACAGCAATTATTTAAAAGAATGGTGTCCACTGTACAATGAAGTCGGGCTACTTTAGCAATAAGAACATGTGTTGAACCTGTAAAAAAACATATAGGGAAATTCTGAAATTGTATTATAAGATTAAGTAACCTCGGACTATATTTATTCAGGTATAAAATGGAAGACAATATTGTGCAGGTGTAGAATGGGCATCCCCTTGTGAACATTACATCATGGAAACAAACTTGCCTTGTGACAGAAATAGTGATAGAAGGAAATACTGACATggttagataaaaaaagataatagaggcatacttgtgacggagggagagagagagagagagagacatcttTCTGTCCGCTCCTCCTTCCACTCCACCTTCATTCTTGTGACCATGTCTGAGCCCTTTTTCTTTGAAATCTTGTACTAATACAGAATTCTTGGACCATTGAAATTCAACCGGAGACCACCCAATCTGCAAGGTTTAAGGTATATAAGTAATAGGTTGCAGAACTAACAATAGATTGATAACCACTCCTATGTACGTATAACAAAAACAGTATATCACCAAAATATGTATCATCATCGATCGACATAAGCACAAAGATCAATCATACATACCTTGAGTGGAAGATTcagtagacttgcaaagataatcaattcaTCTGttcattcctaagcgaagaactaaccAGTCCACAAAAGATAGGGAATTCCTCTGCCCATCAAACTCGTTGCCACCCCAGAGAAAAAGGGGAACACCcaagagaaaaaagcaaggaagatGCCAGCCATGGCTCAGGCTGGTCTGCTCCCAGCCGAATCAGCCGCCAACAACCTGTCGTTGACTCCACTCGCCAAATCGGCCGCTGCCGCGTGTTATTGACACTGCCACTTGCTCTGCTCCTCTTGATCTCGTCTCCTTCCGCCACCTCGGTGCTCGTCCTCCCATCACCACTATCAGATTGGGAGAGACGAGAGAGAGGCAGCGGCGTCCGACTGAGGGAGCGATCGaattgagagggagagagagatgagggAGTGGCAGCGATGGCGACGCGCAGAGCCAAGGTCTGGCGGGGCGCGGCCGCGcggggatggtgatggcggcggctTGAGGTCGCGCATGGAGAGTGCCCCTTGATCGAGGGGGTCGAATGCGAGGCTGGGGGCTCGTGGGGATCGTGGCCAAGGAGCGGGTGCATGGTGAGGCTCGCATGGAGAAAACGGAGTGGGATCGATCGTGGGAAAAAAGGAGCAGTTTTCATGTACGTGAGATAGCGGCCCTTGCGCGAGGCTGAAAGATTTTTTGTCGATAGATGTTGTACGTGCGAAGAGAGGTTGAACCATCACGACGTCCGAtcctcctttaatagtagagattcaTCTCTATATCTCTACTTCTAATTTCTCAGTACGTTCGCTTGTT
The sequence above is a segment of the Triticum dicoccoides isolate Atlit2015 ecotype Zavitan chromosome 1A, WEW_v2.0, whole genome shotgun sequence genome. Coding sequences within it:
- the LOC119319842 gene encoding cortical cell-delineating protein-like, with the translated sequence MAMAPRALLLLAVGLVIAASASAHGGYEGSCPKDGLKLKACANVLGLLKLKVNVPRDETCCSLLDGLVGLDAALCLCTNIDANVLGVNLHLPVNLRLVLNNCGKVCPTDFRCPPSH